A region of Aliivibrio fischeri DNA encodes the following proteins:
- the glmM gene encoding phosphoglucosamine mutase, whose translation MAERKYFGTDGVRGLVGQAPITPDFVMKLGWAAGQVLAKQGTKKVIIGKDTRISGYMLESALEAGLAAAGLQAKFTGPMPTPAVAYLTQTFRAEAGIVISASHNPYYDNGIKFFSSEGTKLPDDVEMAIEAELDKPMTCVESALLGKASRLNDAAGRYIEFCKSTFPKELSLAGLKIVIDCANGATYHIAPNVFKELGAEIITIGCEPNGTNINHEVGATDVRALQAKVVEEKADFGVAFDGDGDRIIMVDEFGEKVDGDQIAYIIARDALRRGELKGGVVGTLMTNMGMEVALRNLGIPFVRSDVGDRYVMEKLLENKWLIGAENSGHVILLDKVTTGDAIVAALQVIASIVGSKMSLKELCDGMTMFPQILVNVRFSGENDPLESDAVKAAQADVEAKLGDNGRVLLRKSGTEPLIRVMVEGEDAELVTQYAQQIADAVKESC comes from the coding sequence ATGGCTGAACGTAAATATTTCGGAACTGATGGCGTTCGAGGATTAGTAGGGCAAGCACCTATCACACCTGATTTTGTTATGAAGCTTGGCTGGGCGGCAGGACAAGTTTTAGCTAAGCAAGGTACAAAAAAAGTCATTATTGGTAAAGATACGCGTATTTCTGGTTATATGCTTGAATCAGCATTAGAAGCAGGTTTAGCCGCTGCTGGATTACAAGCTAAATTTACGGGTCCGATGCCAACTCCAGCTGTGGCTTACCTTACTCAAACATTTCGTGCAGAAGCAGGTATTGTGATTTCAGCTTCTCATAATCCATACTACGATAATGGCATTAAATTCTTCTCATCAGAAGGGACAAAACTTCCGGATGACGTTGAAATGGCGATTGAAGCAGAGCTTGATAAGCCAATGACATGTGTTGAATCAGCCTTACTTGGTAAAGCTTCTCGTCTTAATGATGCTGCAGGTCGTTACATTGAATTTTGTAAAAGTACATTCCCTAAAGAATTGAGTCTTGCTGGTCTAAAAATTGTTATCGATTGTGCTAATGGTGCAACGTATCATATTGCTCCTAATGTGTTTAAAGAGCTAGGTGCAGAGATCATCACAATCGGTTGTGAACCAAATGGTACCAATATTAACCATGAAGTTGGTGCGACGGATGTTCGAGCTCTTCAAGCAAAAGTTGTTGAAGAAAAAGCCGATTTTGGTGTTGCATTTGATGGTGACGGTGACCGTATCATTATGGTGGATGAATTCGGCGAGAAAGTAGATGGCGACCAGATTGCGTACATCATTGCTCGTGACGCACTGCGTCGTGGTGAGTTAAAAGGTGGTGTGGTTGGTACATTGATGACGAATATGGGGATGGAGGTTGCTTTACGTAATCTTGGAATTCCATTTGTTCGTTCAGATGTTGGTGACCGCTATGTGATGGAAAAACTTCTAGAAAACAAATGGTTAATTGGTGCGGAGAATTCAGGTCACGTTATTCTTTTAGATAAAGTAACGACGGGCGATGCTATTGTTGCAGCGCTTCAAGTTATTGCGTCGATTGTAGGCAGTAAAATGTCATTAAAAGAATTATGTGATGGCATGACAATGTTCCCACAAATCTTAGTTAACGTTCGATTTTCTGGTGAGAATGATCCTCTTGAATCAGATGCAGTAAAAGCAGCTCAAGCTGATGTGGAAGCTAAATTAGGTGATAATGGTCGTGTATTATTGCGTAAGTCAGGTACAGAGCCTTTAATTCGCGTTATGGTTGAAGGTGAAGATGCGGAATTAGTGACACAATATGCGCAACAAATTGCGGATGCGGTGAAAGAAAGCTGCTAA
- the rbfA gene encoding 30S ribosome-binding factor RbfA: protein MSKEFSRTQRVSQQLQKELAVMLQREVRDSRIGMVTISDVEVSRDLAYAKVFVTFFCVGDQTPESSLAALKEHEPSLRMMLGKRIRLRLTPEIRFTYDNTLVEGMRMSNLVTDVVNTDKRKMAESGRTESDEGEE, encoded by the coding sequence ATGTCAAAAGAATTTAGCCGCACACAGCGTGTGTCGCAACAATTACAAAAAGAACTAGCAGTTATGCTACAACGTGAAGTTCGTGATTCACGTATCGGTATGGTGACGATTTCTGATGTAGAAGTATCACGTGACTTAGCTTATGCAAAAGTATTCGTGACTTTCTTCTGTGTTGGTGATCAAACTCCAGAATCAAGCTTAGCCGCTCTAAAAGAGCACGAGCCATCATTACGTATGATGCTTGGCAAGCGCATTCGTTTACGTCTAACTCCTGAAATTCGTTTTACTTACGACAACACGCTTGTTGAAGGTATGCGTATGTCTAACTTAGTAACTGACGTTGTTAATACAGATAAACGCAAAATGGCTGAATCAGGCCGTACAGAATCAGATGAAGGTGAAGAGTAA
- the folP gene encoding dihydropteroate synthase — MKLISKNKSLLLDRSHVMGILNVTPDSFSDGGQFTHLDAALKQAEKMVNAGVSFIDIGGESTRPGAPEVSLQEELDRVLPIIEAVHQRFDTWISIDTSKAVVMEEAVKAGADLINDVRALQEPNALEVAAKANVPVCLMHMQGQPRTMQTNPSYQDLFTDISSFLSERIDACQSVGIAKDKLILDPGFGFGKTLAHNYQLLAELERFHQFGLPLLAGMSRKSMVFKLLDVEPKMAVSGSLACATIAAMKGAQIIRVHDFEQTMDIVKVCQATLEQSPH; from the coding sequence ATGAAACTAATAAGTAAAAATAAATCCCTTTTATTAGATCGCTCTCATGTCATGGGAATACTTAACGTAACACCTGACTCTTTTTCTGACGGTGGCCAGTTTACCCATTTAGATGCTGCGCTTAAGCAAGCCGAAAAAATGGTTAATGCTGGGGTGAGTTTTATTGATATTGGTGGAGAGTCAACGCGACCTGGAGCCCCTGAAGTATCATTACAAGAAGAGCTAGATAGAGTATTACCAATCATCGAAGCCGTTCATCAACGTTTTGATACTTGGATATCTATTGATACAAGTAAAGCTGTCGTCATGGAAGAGGCAGTAAAAGCCGGTGCTGATTTAATTAATGATGTGAGGGCACTACAAGAGCCGAATGCCTTGGAAGTCGCAGCAAAAGCGAATGTTCCTGTTTGTTTGATGCATATGCAAGGGCAACCTCGAACTATGCAAACTAATCCTTCTTATCAAGACTTATTTACCGACATATCGAGCTTTTTAAGTGAAAGAATAGATGCATGCCAATCGGTTGGTATCGCAAAAGATAAGTTAATTCTCGATCCTGGATTTGGTTTTGGTAAAACCTTGGCGCATAATTACCAGCTTCTTGCTGAGCTAGAGCGTTTTCATCAATTCGGTTTGCCGCTTCTTGCTGGGATGTCGAGAAAATCGATGGTTTTTAAGTTACTAGATGTAGAGCCGAAAATGGCAGTATCTGGCAGCTTGGCTTGTGCAACGATTGCAGCCATGAAAGGGGCGCAAATTATTCGTGTTCATGATTTTGAACAAACGATGGATATCGTAAAGGTTTGCCAAGCAACTTTAGAACAATCTCCTCATTAA
- the rimP gene encoding ribosome maturation factor RimP: MTGLERQLTEMLEAPVGALGYELVGLEFVRAGEHSTLRVFIDHENGIFVEDCAEASRQISAVMDVEDPITVAYNLEVSSPGLERPLFKAAHYQQFVGHEVSLVLKMPMNNRRKWKGDILEINGEIVTVTVDGNNEEFALSNISKANLVPKF; encoded by the coding sequence ATGACAGGATTAGAAAGACAACTAACAGAAATGCTTGAGGCTCCTGTTGGTGCTTTAGGTTATGAATTGGTTGGTTTAGAATTCGTACGTGCGGGTGAACACTCAACACTACGTGTATTCATCGACCATGAAAATGGCATCTTTGTGGAAGACTGTGCAGAAGCCAGTCGTCAAATTAGTGCAGTAATGGATGTAGAAGATCCAATTACAGTAGCATATAACCTAGAGGTTTCGTCTCCAGGTCTTGAACGTCCACTGTTTAAAGCAGCACATTATCAACAATTTGTTGGTCACGAGGTCAGCCTTGTATTAAAGATGCCGATGAATAACCGTCGTAAATGGAAAGGTGACATCCTTGAAATTAACGGTGAGATTGTTACGGTTACAGTTGATGGTAACAATGAAGAATTTGCGTTAAGCAACATTTCAAAGGCGAACTTGGTTCCTAAATTTTAA
- the secG gene encoding preprotein translocase subunit SecG, with protein MHTILLVIYLIAAVGVIGLVLVQHGKGADMGASFGAGASNTVFGSSGSGNFLTRMTAICATVFFVISLALGNMSTHKSEGFDLKLDQQATEQVTDNASDVPATEDSDVPL; from the coding sequence ATGCATACGATTCTACTTGTGATTTATCTGATTGCCGCAGTCGGTGTAATTGGCCTAGTATTGGTACAACACGGTAAAGGCGCAGATATGGGAGCTTCATTTGGGGCTGGAGCATCAAATACTGTATTTGGCTCTAGTGGCTCTGGAAACTTTTTAACCCGAATGACTGCAATTTGTGCAACAGTATTTTTTGTTATCAGTTTGGCGCTAGGCAATATGTCTACGCATAAATCTGAAGGTTTTGATCTTAAATTAGATCAACAAGCGACAGAGCAAGTAACTGACAACGCGAGCGATGTTCCTGCTACTGAAGACAGCGACGTTCCTCTTTAA
- the ftsH gene encoding ATP-dependent zinc metalloprotease FtsH, producing the protein MAKNLILWLVIAVVLMSVFQSFGPGDSSGRSIDYTTFVKEVGNSQVQEATFNNREIKVMKRDGTRYVTYMPVFQDPKLLDDLINQNVIVKGTPPEEQSLLESIFISWFPMILLIGVWIFFMRQMQGGGGKGAMSFGKSKAKMMTEEQIKTTFDDVAGCDEAKEDVKELVDYLREPSRFQKLGGKIPTGVLLVGPPGTGKTLIAKAIAGEAKVPFFSISGSDFVEMFVGVGASRVRDMFEQAKKSSPCIIFIDEIDAVGRQRGAGVGGGNDEREQTLNQMLVEMDGFEGNEGIIVIAATNRPDVLDAALLRPGRFDRQVVVGLPDIRGREQILQVHMRKVPLGAGVEPSLIARGTPGFSGADLANLVNEAALFAARGNKRVVSMVEFELAKDKIMMGAERKSMVMSEETKESTAYHEAGHAIVGRLVPEHDPVYKVSIIPRGRALGVTMYLPEQDRISMNRQHLESMISSLYGGRLAEELIYGVDKVSTGASNDIERATDIARKMVTQWGFSDALGPLLYAEDQGDPFSGHGGSHQPKHVSPETLQLIDAEIRTIIDRNYARARQILEDNMDIMHAMKDALMKFETIDAGQIDDLMDRKADIREPQGWGDNNPQPQAKTEAPVEKEETESKAEEKVEETKEQPTPTDETKNDSESSEK; encoded by the coding sequence ATGGCAAAAAATCTAATATTATGGCTGGTTATCGCTGTTGTTTTAATGTCGGTATTCCAGAGTTTTGGACCAGGTGATAGCTCTGGTCGTTCAATTGACTATACGACTTTTGTTAAAGAAGTAGGTAATAGTCAAGTACAAGAAGCAACCTTTAATAATCGTGAGATTAAGGTAATGAAACGTGACGGCACTCGTTACGTAACATATATGCCAGTATTCCAAGATCCTAAGTTGCTTGATGACCTAATTAACCAAAATGTAATCGTTAAAGGTACACCACCAGAAGAGCAGAGCTTACTTGAGTCTATCTTCATCTCGTGGTTCCCAATGATTCTTCTTATTGGTGTTTGGATCTTCTTCATGCGTCAGATGCAAGGTGGCGGTGGCAAAGGAGCTATGTCCTTTGGCAAGAGTAAAGCCAAGATGATGACTGAAGAGCAAATCAAAACAACATTTGATGATGTTGCTGGCTGTGATGAAGCAAAAGAAGATGTAAAAGAGTTAGTTGATTACTTGCGCGAACCAAGCCGTTTCCAAAAACTGGGTGGTAAAATTCCAACTGGTGTTTTATTGGTTGGTCCTCCAGGTACAGGTAAAACGTTGATTGCAAAAGCGATTGCCGGTGAAGCAAAAGTACCTTTCTTCTCAATTTCTGGTTCTGATTTTGTTGAGATGTTTGTGGGTGTTGGTGCGTCACGTGTTCGTGATATGTTTGAACAAGCGAAAAAATCATCACCTTGTATTATCTTCATTGATGAAATCGATGCTGTAGGTCGCCAACGTGGTGCTGGTGTTGGTGGTGGTAATGATGAGCGTGAGCAAACATTGAACCAAATGCTAGTTGAAATGGATGGCTTTGAAGGTAACGAAGGCATCATTGTTATTGCTGCGACTAACCGTCCAGACGTACTTGATGCAGCATTACTACGTCCAGGTCGTTTCGACCGTCAAGTTGTTGTTGGTCTACCTGATATCCGTGGTCGTGAGCAGATCCTTCAAGTTCATATGCGTAAAGTACCATTAGGTGCTGGCGTAGAACCATCGTTGATTGCTCGTGGTACTCCTGGCTTCTCTGGTGCAGATCTAGCTAACTTAGTAAACGAAGCTGCTTTGTTTGCGGCGCGCGGCAATAAGCGTGTTGTTTCAATGGTTGAGTTTGAATTAGCGAAAGATAAAATCATGATGGGCGCAGAGCGTAAATCAATGGTTATGTCTGAAGAAACTAAAGAATCAACAGCATATCATGAAGCAGGCCATGCGATTGTTGGTCGTTTAGTTCCTGAACATGATCCAGTATACAAAGTATCTATCATTCCACGTGGTCGAGCGTTGGGTGTAACTATGTATCTACCAGAACAAGATCGTATCAGCATGAACCGTCAACATTTAGAATCGATGATTTCGAGTCTATATGGTGGTCGTTTAGCTGAGGAATTGATTTACGGTGTTGATAAGGTATCAACTGGTGCATCGAACGATATTGAACGCGCAACAGATATTGCTCGTAAAATGGTAACGCAATGGGGCTTCTCTGATGCTCTAGGTCCTCTACTTTATGCAGAAGATCAAGGCGACCCGTTCTCTGGTCACGGTGGTTCTCATCAACCTAAGCATGTTTCTCCAGAAACACTGCAATTAATTGATGCTGAGATCCGTACTATCATTGATCGTAACTATGCTCGTGCAAGACAGATCCTTGAAGATAATATGGATATCATGCATGCGATGAAAGATGCGTTGATGAAGTTTGAAACCATTGATGCCGGTCAGATTGATGATCTCATGGATCGTAAAGCTGATATTCGCGAACCACAAGGGTGGGGTGATAATAACCCACAGCCTCAAGCGAAGACTGAAGCACCAGTAGAAAAAGAAGAAACAGAATCAAAAGCAGAAGAGAAGGTTGAAGAAACAAAAGAACAACCAACTCCAACTGATGAAACAAAAAATGATTCTGAATCATCTGAAAAGTAA
- the rpsO gene encoding 30S ribosomal protein S15: MSLNAETKAAIVAEYAQSEGDTGSPEVQVALLTASINHLQGHFANHKHDHHSRRGLLRMVSSRRKLLDYLKGKNLARYQDLIKRLGLRR; the protein is encoded by the coding sequence ATGTCTCTGAATGCAGAAACTAAAGCAGCAATCGTTGCTGAATACGCACAATCTGAAGGCGATACAGGTTCACCAGAAGTACAAGTAGCACTACTAACTGCTTCTATCAACCACCTTCAAGGTCACTTTGCTAATCACAAGCACGATCACCACAGCCGTCGTGGTCTACTACGTATGGTTTCTAGCCGTCGTAAGCTTCTTGATTACCTAAAAGGCAAAAACCTTGCTCGTTACCAAGATCTAATCAAACGTCTAGGCCTACGTCGCTAA
- the truB gene encoding tRNA pseudouridine(55) synthase TruB: MARRRKGRPVNGVILIDKPTGITSNDTLQKVKRIYFAEKAGHTGALDPLATGMLPICLGEATKFSQFLLDSDKRYRVIAKLGERTNTSDSDGEVVQTREVKVDRGQLERCIAKFRGTTDQIPSMFSALKYQGRPLYEYAREGIEVPRESRKITVYSIELLRFEGHEVEMEVHCSKGTYIRTITDDLGEMLGCGAHVTYLRRTGVSNYPYENMVTIEDLEALLEQAHREERAPRELLDPLLMPMDSAVQDLPEVNMIPELADHVLHGQPVQVFGAPQDGIVRMTSGDERLFIGVGHIDDDGRVAPKRLVVFRDEEEK, encoded by the coding sequence ATGGCTCGCCGTCGTAAGGGTCGTCCGGTTAATGGTGTTATCTTAATTGATAAACCAACAGGTATTACTTCAAACGATACTCTGCAAAAAGTTAAACGCATTTACTTTGCTGAAAAAGCAGGTCATACAGGTGCTCTTGATCCTCTAGCAACTGGTATGCTTCCTATTTGTTTAGGTGAAGCAACGAAGTTTTCTCAGTTTCTTTTAGATTCTGATAAGCGCTACCGTGTTATAGCTAAACTTGGTGAGCGTACGAATACATCAGACTCTGATGGTGAAGTGGTTCAAACTCGTGAAGTAAAAGTGGATCGCGGTCAATTAGAGCGTTGTATTGCGAAATTCCGTGGTACAACGGATCAAATTCCATCAATGTTTTCAGCATTAAAATACCAAGGTCGTCCTTTGTATGAATATGCTCGTGAAGGCATTGAAGTACCTCGTGAGTCACGTAAGATCACTGTTTACTCTATTGAATTACTTCGCTTTGAAGGTCATGAAGTAGAAATGGAAGTGCATTGTTCAAAAGGCACTTACATTCGTACGATTACCGACGATTTAGGAGAAATGCTGGGTTGTGGTGCGCACGTAACTTATTTACGTCGTACTGGTGTATCGAATTATCCATATGAGAATATGGTAACGATTGAAGACTTAGAAGCATTACTTGAACAAGCTCATCGCGAAGAGCGTGCTCCTCGTGAATTACTTGATCCATTACTAATGCCAATGGATTCAGCGGTACAAGACCTACCTGAAGTGAATATGATCCCTGAATTGGCAGATCATGTTTTACACGGTCAACCTGTACAAGTGTTTGGTGCTCCACAGGATGGCATTGTACGTATGACATCGGGTGATGAACGTTTATTCATCGGTGTTGGTCACATTGATGATGATGGTCGTGTTGCGCCTAAACGTTTAGTTGTTTTTCGAGATGAAGAAGAAAAATAA
- the nusA gene encoding transcription termination factor NusA: MNKEILAVVEAVSNEKAVPRERIFEALEIALATATKKKSEMEIEVRVAIDRKTGDFETFRRWVAVENVENPTLEISIEAAQFEDETIEIGGYVEDDIESVTFDRITTQTAKQVIVQKVREAERAMIVEQFIDNEGELITGIVKKVNRDAIIVDLGNNAEAVILREDQLPRENFRPGDRVRGLLYAVKPEARGFQLFMTRSKGVMLTELFRVEVPEIGEELIELKGAARDPGSRAKIAVKTNDKRIDPVGACVGMRGARVQAVSGELGGERIDIVLWDDNPAQFVINAMAPAEVASIIVDEDNNTMDIAVEADNLAQAIGRSGQNVRLASQLTGWELNVMTVADLNKKHQEEAQGSIDAFVKHLDIDADFAQLLVEEGFTTLEEVAYVPVNELLEIEELDEDTVDALRTRAKEALTTLALAQEESLDGVEPAEDLLALEGLERELAFKLAAKGVITLEDLADQGVDELSDIENLTEERAGELIMAARNICWFSDEE; this comes from the coding sequence ATGAACAAAGAAATCTTAGCTGTTGTAGAAGCAGTATCAAATGAAAAAGCTGTTCCTCGTGAGCGAATTTTTGAAGCATTAGAAATCGCGCTTGCAACAGCAACAAAGAAAAAATCTGAAATGGAAATTGAAGTACGTGTAGCGATCGATCGCAAAACAGGTGACTTCGAAACATTCCGTCGTTGGGTTGCAGTAGAAAACGTTGAAAATCCAACGCTTGAAATTTCTATTGAAGCAGCACAGTTTGAAGATGAAACTATCGAAATCGGTGGTTACGTTGAAGATGATATCGAGTCAGTAACATTTGACCGTATTACAACTCAAACAGCGAAACAAGTTATCGTACAAAAAGTACGTGAAGCTGAACGTGCAATGATCGTTGAACAGTTTATTGATAATGAAGGTGAGCTAATCACTGGTATCGTTAAGAAAGTAAACCGTGATGCAATCATCGTAGATCTTGGTAACAACGCTGAAGCGGTAATTTTACGTGAAGATCAACTTCCACGTGAAAACTTCCGTCCAGGTGACCGTGTTCGTGGTCTGCTATATGCAGTTAAACCTGAAGCACGTGGTTTCCAATTATTCATGACACGTTCAAAAGGCGTAATGCTAACTGAACTATTCCGCGTAGAAGTACCTGAAATTGGCGAAGAGCTAATTGAATTAAAAGGTGCGGCTCGTGATCCAGGTTCTCGTGCTAAGATCGCAGTTAAAACAAACGATAAGCGTATTGACCCTGTTGGTGCGTGTGTTGGTATGCGTGGCGCACGTGTACAAGCTGTATCTGGTGAGCTTGGTGGTGAGCGTATTGATATCGTGCTTTGGGATGATAACCCTGCGCAATTTGTTATCAATGCAATGGCTCCGGCAGAAGTTGCTTCAATCATTGTTGATGAAGACAACAACACAATGGATATCGCTGTTGAAGCTGATAATCTAGCACAAGCAATTGGCCGTAGTGGTCAAAACGTACGTTTAGCATCTCAACTTACTGGTTGGGAATTAAACGTAATGACAGTTGCTGATCTTAACAAGAAGCACCAAGAAGAAGCTCAAGGTTCTATTGATGCATTCGTTAAGCATTTAGATATTGATGCAGACTTTGCTCAGCTATTAGTTGAAGAAGGTTTCACTACTCTAGAAGAAGTTGCATATGTACCTGTAAATGAACTTCTAGAAATTGAAGAGTTAGATGAAGATACTGTTGATGCTCTACGTACTCGTGCGAAAGAAGCATTAACAACATTAGCGCTAGCTCAAGAAGAATCATTAGATGGCGTTGAGCCAGCTGAAGACCTACTTGCTCTTGAAGGCTTAGAGCGTGAGCTTGCTTTCAAACTTGCAGCTAAAGGTGTTATTACACTTGAAGACCTTGCAGACCAAGGTGTTGATGAACTGTCTGATATTGAAAATCTAACAGAAGAGCGTGCTGGTGAGTTAATCATGGCTGCTCGTAACATCTGTTGGTTTAGTGACGAAGAATAA
- the infB gene encoding translation initiation factor IF-2 has product MTKLTVKALSEEIGTPVDRLLQQFSDAGINKKDGDSVTESEKQSLLVHLKKEHGSVDDSASPTRLTLQRKTRSTLSVAGSGGKSKDVQVEVRKKRTYVKASALEEEKKAEQLKAEAEEQAKRDAEEAAARELEQKAQREAEEQAKREAEAEAKAKREAEEKAKRAEADKAKKEMTKKNEQAKKEAEELKARQELEATRKAEAEAAKLVEEARKLAEENEARWKEEEQKKSAAEKDADYHVTTSSHAREAEDAADRKEEQQPRRRKKKAKPAEAAPRGGRNQRGGRNKKAQVNKPTSMQHGFDKSATVAKQDVAIGETIVVSELASKMSVKATEVIKVMMKMGAMATINQVIDQETAQLVAEEMGHKVILRKENELEEAVLSDRDNSAEAEGRAPVVTIMGHVDHGKTSTLDYIRRAHVADAEAGGITQHIGAYHVETDNGMITFLDTPGHAAFTAMRARGAQATDIVVLVVAADDGVMPQTIEAIQHAKAAGVPLIVAVNKIDKEDANPDNVKNELAQYDVIPEEWGGENMFVHISAKQGTNIDGLLEAILLQSEVLELTAVREGMASGVVVESRLDKGRGPVATVLVQSGTLNKGDIVLCGQEYGRVRAMRDENGKEIESAGPSIPVEILGLSGVPASGDEATVVRDERKAREVANYRQGKFRDVKLARQQKAKLENMFSNMTAGEVAELNVVLKADVQGSVEAIADSLRKLSTDEVKVNIVGSGVGGITETDAVLAAASNAIILGFNVRADATARRTIENENLDLRYYSIIYQLIDEVKAAMGGMLAPEFKQEIIGLAQVRDVFKSPKLGAIAGCMVTEGTIKRSNPIRVLRDNVVIYEGELESLRRFKDDVAEVKNGYECGIGVKNYNDVRVGDQIEVFEIVEIKRTLD; this is encoded by the coding sequence ATGACAAAGCTTACGGTAAAAGCACTTAGTGAAGAAATTGGAACTCCAGTTGACCGCTTACTTCAGCAATTTTCGGATGCTGGTATTAATAAAAAAGACGGAGACTCTGTAACTGAAAGTGAAAAGCAATCTTTGCTGGTTCACTTGAAGAAAGAGCATGGTAGTGTTGATGATAGTGCATCACCTACACGTCTAACTCTTCAACGCAAAACTCGCAGCACGTTAAGTGTTGCGGGTAGCGGTGGTAAAAGTAAAGATGTGCAAGTAGAAGTTCGTAAAAAACGTACTTATGTAAAAGCAAGCGCACTTGAAGAAGAGAAAAAAGCTGAGCAACTGAAAGCAGAAGCTGAAGAACAAGCCAAACGCGATGCAGAGGAAGCTGCAGCTCGCGAACTTGAACAAAAAGCACAACGTGAAGCGGAAGAGCAGGCAAAACGTGAAGCTGAGGCAGAAGCCAAAGCGAAACGTGAAGCTGAAGAAAAAGCGAAACGTGCTGAAGCTGATAAGGCTAAAAAAGAAATGACTAAGAAAAACGAACAAGCGAAAAAAGAAGCTGAGGAGCTTAAAGCTCGTCAGGAACTAGAAGCGACTCGTAAGGCAGAAGCTGAAGCGGCAAAATTAGTAGAAGAAGCTCGTAAACTTGCTGAAGAAAATGAAGCTCGTTGGAAAGAAGAAGAGCAAAAGAAATCAGCAGCTGAAAAAGATGCAGATTACCATGTAACAACTTCTTCTCATGCTCGTGAAGCAGAAGATGCGGCTGATCGTAAAGAAGAGCAACAACCTCGCCGTCGTAAGAAAAAAGCAAAACCTGCAGAAGCAGCTCCTCGCGGTGGTCGTAACCAACGTGGCGGTCGCAATAAAAAAGCACAAGTTAACAAACCTACTTCAATGCAACATGGCTTTGATAAGTCAGCGACAGTTGCTAAGCAAGACGTTGCTATCGGTGAAACAATTGTTGTTTCTGAACTAGCAAGTAAAATGTCTGTTAAAGCAACAGAAGTAATCAAAGTTATGATGAAGATGGGCGCTATGGCGACTATCAACCAAGTGATCGACCAAGAAACTGCACAACTTGTTGCAGAAGAAATGGGTCACAAAGTAATTCTTCGTAAAGAAAATGAATTAGAAGAAGCGGTACTATCTGATCGTGACAACAGCGCTGAAGCTGAAGGTCGTGCTCCAGTAGTTACAATCATGGGTCACGTTGACCATGGTAAAACTTCTACACTTGACTACATTCGTCGTGCACACGTTGCTGACGCTGAAGCGGGTGGTATTACACAACACATCGGTGCATACCACGTTGAAACTGACAACGGTATGATCACTTTCCTTGATACTCCTGGACACGCAGCGTTTACCGCTATGCGTGCTCGTGGTGCTCAAGCGACAGATATCGTTGTTCTTGTTGTTGCAGCAGATGATGGTGTTATGCCACAAACAATCGAAGCTATCCAACACGCAAAAGCGGCAGGTGTACCTCTGATTGTTGCTGTGAACAAGATCGATAAAGAAGATGCAAACCCAGATAACGTTAAGAATGAGCTTGCTCAATACGACGTAATTCCTGAAGAGTGGGGCGGTGAGAACATGTTTGTTCACATCTCTGCTAAACAAGGTACAAATATCGATGGTCTTCTAGAAGCGATTCTTCTTCAGTCTGAAGTTTTAGAGCTTACAGCGGTAAGAGAAGGCATGGCATCAGGTGTTGTTGTTGAATCTCGTCTTGATAAAGGTCGTGGTCCTGTTGCAACAGTTCTTGTTCAATCTGGTACTCTTAACAAGGGCGATATCGTTCTTTGTGGTCAAGAATACGGCCGTGTTCGTGCAATGCGCGATGAAAATGGTAAAGAGATTGAATCAGCTGGTCCATCTATCCCTGTTGAGATCCTTGGTCTTTCTGGCGTTCCTGCATCTGGTGATGAAGCTACAGTTGTTCGTGATGAGCGTAAAGCACGTGAAGTTGCAAACTACCGTCAAGGTAAATTCCGTGATGTTAAACTAGCTCGTCAGCAAAAAGCGAAATTAGAGAACATGTTCTCTAATATGACTGCTGGTGAAGTTGCTGAACTAAATGTAGTTCTAAAAGCTGACGTTCAAGGTTCTGTTGAAGCGATTGCTGATTCATTACGTAAACTGTCAACTGACGAAGTTAAAGTTAACATCGTAGGTTCTGGTGTTGGTGGTATTACTGAAACTGATGCAGTACTTGCAGCAGCATCTAACGCTATTATTCTTGGCTTCAACGTTCGTGCTGATGCAACTGCTCGCCGTACAATTGAAAACGAGAACCTAGATCTTCGTTACTACTCAATCATCTACCAACTGATCGATGAAGTTAAAGCTGCAATGGGCGGTATGCTTGCTCCTGAGTTTAAACAAGAAATCATTGGTCTTGCTCAAGTTCGTGACGTATTTAAGTCGCCTAAACTTGGTGCAATCGCTGGTTGTATGGTTACAGAAGGTACGATTAAGCGTAGCAACCCAATCCGTGTACTACGTGATAACGTAGTAATTTACGAAGGTGAGCTAGAATCACTACGTCGCTTTAAAGATGACGTGGCTGAAGTTAAAAATGGTTACGAGTGTGGTATCGGCGTTAAGAACTACAACGACGTACGCGTTGGTGACCAAATCGAAGTATTCGAAATCGTTGAGATCAAACGTACTCTTGACTAA